In the Streptomyces sp. cg36 genome, one interval contains:
- a CDS encoding Tellurium resistance: protein MAFWDSLWRGRPSAQFDTGSAASNSIELTKRHPVVSLGKQGANSGSLRVNLSWRMRTSDFGGRSQPSVLRHPFKLFKPDVVQAHTQGVVNVDLDLGVLYELTDGSKGVVQPLGSFFGATNAPPYVQLSGDDRFGSPSGETIYVNLDHRESIKRLLVFVYIYDQTPAFDRTHAKVTLYPSNGPRIEIDLDEHAPQARSCAVVTIENVKGDMVVRREVKFVYGFQAELDRLYGWGLQWGRGYKAKA from the coding sequence ATGGCCTTCTGGGACAGCCTGTGGCGGGGCAGGCCGTCGGCGCAGTTCGACACGGGCAGCGCCGCGAGCAACTCCATCGAGCTGACCAAACGGCACCCGGTGGTCTCGCTGGGCAAGCAGGGCGCCAACTCCGGCAGTCTGCGCGTCAACCTGTCGTGGCGGATGCGCACCTCCGACTTCGGCGGCCGGTCGCAGCCGAGCGTGCTGCGCCACCCGTTCAAGCTCTTCAAGCCGGACGTGGTCCAGGCCCACACCCAGGGCGTCGTCAACGTCGACCTCGACCTCGGGGTCCTCTATGAGCTGACCGACGGCTCCAAGGGCGTGGTGCAGCCGCTGGGCAGCTTCTTCGGGGCCACCAACGCGCCGCCGTACGTCCAGCTCAGCGGCGACGACCGGTTCGGCTCCCCGTCCGGCGAGACGATCTACGTCAACCTGGACCACCGCGAGTCCATCAAGCGGCTGCTGGTCTTCGTCTACATCTACGACCAGACGCCCGCCTTCGACCGCACCCACGCCAAGGTCACGCTCTACCCGAGCAACGGTCCCAGGATCGAGATCGACCTCGACGAGCACGCCCCGCAGGCCCGCTCCTGCGCGGTGGTGACCATCGAGAACGTCAAGGGCGACATGGTGGTGCGGCGCGAGGTGAAGTTCGTCTACGGCTTCCAGGCCGAGCTGGACCGGCTGTACGGATGGGGCCTGCAGTGGGGCCGGGGCTACAAGGCGAAGGCATGA
- a CDS encoding TerD family protein, with protein sequence MTHAMLKGSNVPLDATAVRAVLRWTPGADVPDVDASALLLAADGRVRSDEDFVFYNQPRHPSGLVRRLPKKRVGEGLTDTIEADLTALDASVERVLVTASSDGATFGSVRDLRVLLYDAGPAGAEPLAVFDVKAETGEETAIICGELYRRGDAWKFRAVGQGYPTGLVGLATEYGISVDEDAGQGGEGADQQAPAHAAPPSQSQPQPLPQPQTQPYVPPMPTSAPAYGYPHPAPPQHAPAGQPSYGYPQPASGAADRSGYGYPQPAVTGADSFDPEFVLPPMGPQFIRQ encoded by the coding sequence ATGACGCACGCGATGCTGAAGGGATCCAACGTCCCGCTGGACGCCACGGCCGTACGGGCCGTGCTCCGCTGGACGCCGGGCGCCGACGTCCCGGACGTGGACGCCTCGGCCCTGCTGCTCGCCGCCGACGGCCGTGTGCGCTCCGACGAGGACTTCGTCTTCTACAACCAGCCGCGCCACCCCTCCGGCCTGGTGCGGCGGCTGCCCAAGAAGCGGGTCGGCGAGGGCCTCACCGACACCATCGAGGCCGATCTGACCGCGCTGGACGCCTCCGTCGAGCGGGTCCTGGTCACCGCGTCCTCGGACGGCGCGACCTTCGGTTCCGTGCGTGACCTGCGGGTTCTGCTGTACGACGCGGGCCCGGCCGGGGCCGAGCCGCTCGCCGTGTTCGATGTGAAGGCGGAGACCGGCGAGGAGACCGCGATCATCTGCGGGGAGCTGTACCGGCGCGGCGACGCCTGGAAGTTCCGCGCGGTCGGCCAGGGCTATCCGACCGGCCTGGTGGGCCTGGCCACCGAGTACGGGATCTCGGTGGACGAGGACGCCGGGCAGGGCGGCGAGGGGGCGGACCAGCAGGCCCCGGCCCACGCCGCGCCCCCGTCGCAGTCCCAGCCCCAGCCGCTGCCCCAGCCGCAGACCCAGCCGTACGTGCCGCCGATGCCGACCTCCGCGCCCGCCTACGGCTACCCGCACCCCGCGCCGCCGCAGCACGCGCCGGCGGGGCAGCCCTCGTACGGCTATCCGCAGCCCGCGTCCGGCGCGGCGGACCGTTCCGGGTACGGCTACCCGCAGCCCGCGGTGACCGGGGCCGACTCCTTCGACCCGGAATTCGTGCTGCCCCCGATGGGGCCGCAGTTCATCCGGCAGTGA